Within the Barnesiella intestinihominis YIT 11860 genome, the region ACCATATCCCTCGGCATAGTTTTTCCACGAAGACGAACCGTCTGCCCAAGCTTTTGTCACCGGATAAAACAGCACGAGCGAACAAAGTGAAGAGCACATCGTTCCACTGTCCATGCGGCAAGAGTGAGAATCCTTTGCAAGAATTAGGTTAAGAGCCGTAGCAAGAGCAAGATTCCCGCCCGAACTATCTCCGCCGATAGATATCCGATCGGGAAGAAAGCCATACTCCCCGGCATGCTCGAAAGCGAATGCGACGGCCTCGGTACAAGCATTGAGGGCGGCAGGATAAGCATGTTCGGGTGCTAAGGGATATTCCACGGCCAACACAGCAATCTTTGCCCTATACGATAACCCCGCACAAAAATGAGCGCAACTATTGATACTCCCGAAACACCAGCCACCCCCATGTAAGTAAATCAACACAGGCAACGGAATAGTATCGAATCCGGCAGGGCGATACAAACGATAACACCCTCCGATATCCGTTGCCACTACCCCACTTTTCGATTCAGGGTTCGTATTACGCGAATTACGCACAGATATCAAAGCGGTACAATCCCCGTTTATGGCGCGACGCACG harbors:
- a CDS encoding alpha/beta hydrolase, translated to MEPLGICRTAFYVSKKIMCAVLIVFSLRGRAQSSVMMEKETCAFLQSLPAGLQKTQADAVRRAINGDCTALISVRNSRNTNPESKSGVVATDIGGCYRLYRPAGFDTIPLPVLIYLHGGGWCFGSINSCAHFCAGLSYRAKIAVLAVEYPLAPEHAYPAALNACTEAVAFAFEHAGEYGFLPDRISIGGDSSGGNLALATALNLILAKDSHSCRMDSGTMCSSLCSLVLFYPVTKAWADGSSSWKNYAEGYGLDAQLMEAFNAAYIGTGDARQPLVSPGVADDELLKQLPPTLIVNAERDILLCQGKELAARLSGLGVAVSHTVLPHTVHLFITVPGQPTAFGESVRLAADFLTLE